GACGGAGATGACCTGCGTCGGGCAGACCCTCGGGTCCACGAGCGCGCAGGCGTGCGCCGATCCCGATGATGCCTACGCGCGCGTCTCGTGCTACAACACGCTGATCGTCCGCTTCACGTGCTCGGGCCTCTAGGCCCGGCGTCGCGGACCGCCTCGACGGGTCCCCCTTCCCGCCGCCCCGCCCGCGGCGTCCAGCCCGCCGAGGCTCACGCTCATCGATCTTGAAGAAGGAAAAGACGGGGCGCGCGGCGCGCGCCCGGATCCGCTCACGCGACGGGCGCGAGGTAGGCGTAGGTGAACCGGAAGGTCGCCCCGACGCCGAAGAAGCCCGAGATCTCGGCCTTCACCGCGTTCGCGGGCGCGCGGCAGCGCTCCTCGTTCGCGGTCGTGTAGAAGAGGCCCGTCTCGTCCTCGGGGGCGCCCGCGAGGTTCGTCGAGTAGCAGCCGTCGTCCATGTAGTTGCCCGCCGCGTTGAGGAACGAAATGTCGAGGTCCATCGGCGCGCCCGACGCCGTCGTCCACGTGAGGTTCACGTACTCGCCGCCCTTCGCGACCTGCGCGAGGGTGATGACGTGGTGATCCTTCGCGGGACCGCTCGCACGGGCCGCGAGGCCGAGCGTCCCGACGGCGATCGTGCCGTCGACCGTCTGGGTCTTCCATTCCACCGCGCCGGCGGCGGCGAACGGGGCGATCATGAGCAGGGCCACGAAGGGTGCGATCAGTTTCACTGAGGAAGCCTCCCGCGCCTCGAACGGGTCGGGGGTTCAAGAACTTGTGTGTGACCCCTCGAGGGACACGCGCCGGGCGAACGCTTTTGGAGGGAAGGCCGCATCCGCGGCCCGGGGACGACCATGGAGCTCATCCGGAAGGGCAAGGTCAAGGAAGTCTACGCACACGGACCCGACGAGCTGCTCTTCCGGTTCACCGACCAGATCTCGGTCTTCGACAAGATCATCCCCACCCTCGTGCCGAAGAAGGGCGAGACCCTCAACCGCACGAGCGCCTTCTGGTTCAAGGAGGTCGAGAAGCTCGGCCTCCGGACCCATTTCAAGAGCCTCCGGGGCCCGAACGAGGCCATCGTGAAGCGCGTCCGCGTCATCCCCGACTACGACGTCATCGCGAAGACGAAGGGCGACTTCCTCATCCCGCTCGAGGTCATCTGCCGCCACTACCTCGCGGGAAGCATGGTCGACCGGCTGAAGAGCGGCGAGGTGAAGCCCGAGACGCTCGGCTTCCCCGCGGGAAGCGTCCCGAGGAAGGGCGCGAAGCTCCCGAAGCCCTTCATCGAGTTCACGACGAAGCTCGAGAAGGTCGACCGCGACCTCACCGAGGCCGAGGCCCAGAAGATCAGCGGCCTGAGCGACCGGGAGCTCGAGGCGCTCAAGGACGCGGTGCTCCGGATCGACGCCCGCATCCAGGAGGTCGCGGGCGCGCACGGCCTCATCCACGTCGACGGCAAGAAGGAGTTCGCCTTCGACGCGGACCGCCGGCTCATGCTCGTCGACACCTTCGGCACGCCCGACGAGGACCGCTGGTGGGACGCGAAGGCCTACGAGGCGGGCGAGCTCGTCGAGCTCTCGAAGGAGCACGTCCGCGCCCACTACCGCGCGACCGGCTACCACGAGAAGCTCATGGCCGCGCGGAAGGCGAAGCAACCCGAGCCCGACATCCCCGCCCTCCCCGCGCACGTGACCCGCGAGGTCACGGACCTCTACGTGGGGCTCTACGAGCGGATCACGGGGCAGAAGTTCTAGACCTTTGCGCCGGACGCGGGGTCGGCCACCGGTCGCGCGGCGCGCCGGCGCGCGACGTCCCCGCGTCCCGTCGCGTGCGCCTACTCGACCCGCTCGAACGCCACGACCCCCGCCCCGCGCCGGCGTTCCGCGAGGTCGAGCAGACGGTTCACGAGCGCGTCGTAGGTCTCCCCCTTCCGGCCCGCCTTCCGCAGGCGGTCCCGGGTTGTCTTCGTGAGCGGGATGGTGGTGATCTCCCCCAGCGCGAGGCCCCCTTTGAACGATCCGGACAGCCTATCAGCCCTTATAATTTTCTTATAACCCCCAAGGCGCGTCAGCGTCAAAACGCAACTCCGGAAGATTGATGACCCGCGAACGTGTGGGCCGAGTGGTCGCCCCGCTGGCCGACCGGAGGTCATCCCCGTGCGCGCTCGTCGATCCGCCGCCCTCTTCTGGGTCCTCGCCCTTCTGCTGCCCTCGCTCGTCATCCTCACCGCCACCCCGGCGACCGCCGCGAACGCCAACAAGACGACCTTGACCCAGGTCGGCGTATCGCACAACGGCGACGCCTACTACGCAACGAGCACGTTCCAGGTGGGAGCCGTCAAGTACGGCAAGGGTGTGCTCGGGCCGCGCGTGGTGGAGAACGCGGCGACGCACCACGAGAAGCAGGAGGTCTACTTCAACGACCCTCCGAAGCTGCGCCCCTTCATCGTCGGTGACGTCATGACGGTCCGCGTCGAGATCACCACCGCGACCGACATCTGCGCCGTCGGCGAGCAGGTGAGGACGTCGGCGACCTACACGAACTTCGAAGCCGCCTCGACCTCCACGGCGCTTCCCTCCTCCGCCTCGGATTTCACCTTCCAATCGACCATCGCGGCGCGCGGCCTGCAGGGTTCGACCGCGGCGAAGCCCTACCACGAGATGCAGGACATCAAGGTCACCATCACGACGCGGTGCGTCATCTCCAGCACCGATCAGTTGGCCCCGAACGGCCGGTCCGAAACGCTCGACGTCCTCATCAAGAACGTCCGCCTCGACAATTGCCCGCCCGACGGCATCCTCACGGATCCGCACGCGAGCGAGAACTGCCCCGCCCCGTCGGACTACAAGTTCGAGATCCGGACCAACAAGCCCGCAAACGCCCCGGCCTCCATCGGCGAGAACATCGACGTCGTGGCGAACCTGAAGGATCCGACCTGGGATTCCTCGACCTGGTCGATCGCGGGGGGCTTCCCGAAGATCATCGATGGCCCGATCGTCTGGCAGAACGAGGGCACGTTCACGGGGGGTGCGTACCAGTTCACCAAGAGCTACGCGGTGCGCCTGCCGTCCCTCGTCGGAGATCGCATCGACGCCTACCCGGGCACGATCCCCACGACGCCCATCACGTTCACCGACGGCGCGGGCAACGCGCGGACCGTCAACGTTCCGACCCCCGCCGACTCCAAGCCCCCCACCCTCACCCATTCGACGGGCAATGCCTTCCTCGGCCCCATGCAGCCCGCGGGCCGCACCGTGCGCGTGGACTGGAGCGGGAACGCGACGCCCGCGGACCTCAAGGAGTGGCACGTCGAGTGGCGCCTGCACGGCAACGCGACGTTCAACGCCGCGGACAAGGTCGTCGTCCCGGTCGGGAGCCCGAACCGCTTCGCCTTCACGGGCGAGACGGGCGTGACGGGCGCGCAGTCCCTCGTCACGATCCGCGTGACGGCCCTCGACCACGCGGGCAACAAGAAGGCCGAGTGGGGGAACGTGAGCCTGAACGCGCAGAAGCCCTTCGTCGACCTCAAGCT
This DNA window, taken from Candidatus Thermoplasmatota archaeon, encodes the following:
- the purC gene encoding phosphoribosylaminoimidazolesuccinocarboxamide synthase, with amino-acid sequence MELIRKGKVKEVYAHGPDELLFRFTDQISVFDKIIPTLVPKKGETLNRTSAFWFKEVEKLGLRTHFKSLRGPNEAIVKRVRVIPDYDVIAKTKGDFLIPLEVICRHYLAGSMVDRLKSGEVKPETLGFPAGSVPRKGAKLPKPFIEFTTKLEKVDRDLTEAEAQKISGLSDRELEALKDAVLRIDARIQEVAGAHGLIHVDGKKEFAFDADRRLMLVDTFGTPDEDRWWDAKAYEAGELVELSKEHVRAHYRATGYHEKLMAARKAKQPEPDIPALPAHVTREVTDLYVGLYERITGQKF